In Oncorhynchus mykiss isolate Arlee unplaced genomic scaffold, USDA_OmykA_1.1 un_scaffold_260, whole genome shotgun sequence, the genomic stretch ACAACAAGACCTGGTCCTtatagtacaacacaacaagacctggtccttatagtacaacacaacaagacctggtccttatagtacaacacaacaagacctggtccttatagtacaacacaacaagacctggtccttatagtacaacacaacaagacctggtccttatagtacaacacaacaagacctggtccttatagtacaacacaacaagacctggtccttatagtacaacacaacaagacctggtccttatagtacaacacaacaagacctggtccttatagtacaacacaacaagatcTGGTCCTTATAGTATGACacgagtacaacacaacaagacctggtccttatagtatgacacgagtacaacacaacaagacctggtccttatagtatgacacgagtacaacacaacaagacctggtcctcatagtatgacacgagtacaacacaacaagacctggaCCTCATAGTATGACACGAGTtcaacacaacaagacctggtcctTATAGTATGACACGAGTgcaacacaacaagacctggtccttatagtatgacacgagtacaacacaacaagacctggtccttatagtatgacacgagtacaacacaacaagacctggtcctcatagtatgacacgagtacaacacaacaagacctaaTACTCATAGTATGAAacgagtacaacacaacaagacctggaCCTCATAGTATGACacgagtacaacacaacaagacctggtccttatagtatgacacgagtacaacacaacaagacctggtccttgtagtatgacacgagtacaacacaacaagacctggtccttatagtatgacacgagtacaacacaacaagacctggtccttatagtacaacacaacaagacctggtcctcatagtatgacacgagtacaacacaacaagacctggtccttatagtatgacacaacaagacctggtccttatagtacaacacaacaagacctggtccttatagtacaacacaacaagacctggtccttatagtacaacacaacaagacctggtccttatagtacaacacaacaagacctggtccttatagtacaacacaacaagacctggtccttatagtacaacacaacaagacctggtccttatagtacaacacaacaagacctggtccttatagtacaacacaacaagacctggtccttatagtatgacacgagtacaacacaacaagacctaaTACTCATAGTATGACacgagtacaacacaacaagacctggtccttatagtatgacacgagtacaacacaacaagacctggtccttatagtatgacacgagtacaacacaacaagacctaaTACTCATAGTATGACacgagtacaacacaacaagacctggaCCTCATAGTATGACACGAGTtcaacacaacaagacctggtccttatagtatgacacgagtacaacactacaagacctggtccttatagtatgacacgagtacaacacaacaagacctggtccttatagtatgacacgagtacaacacaacaagacctggtccttatagtatgacacgagtacaacacaacaagacctaaTACTCATAGTATGACacgagtacaacacaacaagacctggaCCTCATAGTATGACacgagtacaacacaacaagacctggaCCTCATAGTAGGACacgagtacaacacaacaagacctggtccttatagtatgacacgagtacaacacaacaagacctggtccttatagtatgacacgagtacaacacaacaagacctggtccttatagtacaacacaacaagacctggtcctcatagtatgacacgagtacaacacaacaagacctggtcctCATAGTATGACACAACAAGACCTGGACCTtatagtacaacacaacaagacctggtccttatagtacaacacaacaagacctggtccttatagtacaacacaacaagacctggtccttatagtacaacacaacaagacctggtccttatagtatgacacgagtacaacacaacaagacctggacctcatagtacaacacaacaagacctggtcctCATAGTACAACACAAGAAGACCTGGTCCTCACAGTATGACacgagtacaacacaacaagaccagGACCTCATAGTATGACacgagtacaacacaacaagaccagGACCTCATAGTATGACacgagtacaacacaacaagacctggtcctCATAGTATGACACGAGTACAAAACAACAAGACCTTGACCTCATAGTATGACTtgagtacaacacaacaagaccttGACCTCATAGTATGACacgagtacaacacaacaagacctggtcctCATAGTATGacacaacaagacctggtccttatagtacaacacaacaagacctggtAATTATAGCATGACacgagtacaacacaacaagacctggggaaaaaaaacaatgtaatcaattttagaataacgtaacgaaatgtggaaaaatgaatactgaatacttttctgaatactttacgagtgcactgtatatataggctgcctcccaaatggcctCAAATTTGCTccgatcaatgtggagctataaacaggaagtatcagtaccagatcaatgtggagctataaacaggaagtaccagcaccagatcaatgtggagctataaacaggaagtaccagtaccagatcaatgtggagcaataaacaggaagtaccagtaccagaccaatgtggagctataaacaggaagtaccagtaccagatcaatgtggagctataaacaggaagtaccagtaccagatcaatgtggagctatatacaggaagtaacagtaccagatcaatgtggagctatatacagggagtaccagtaccagatcaatttggagctataaacaggaagtaccagtaccagaccaatgtgTAGAGGTACgtggtatttgaggtagatatgtagatgaatgcagggtaaagtgactaggcatcaggatagataataataaggtatttgaggtagctatgtacatgaaggcagggtaaagtgactagacatcaggatagataataataaggtatttgaggtagatatgtacatgaagacagggtaaagtgactatccagcataccaaaattggttctgtgaaagttcccagaatgTTCTCGTACCACAAAAACTGCCCAGAAAAAAACGGTGCTGTTGATTACAGAATGTTTCAATTAAACATTTGTCTGATGTTGCAACAACGATCCTTAAACACATGTAATTGGTTATTTAagggttcccagaatgtttcattaggttgtgggaacagtctggtggacACATAGATATGTTCCCACAACACTAGACCGGTCCAGTCTTGGTTACGGTTGTTTGTGTATAACTAAAGGTTCAATTGTCCTATCAATGAAATCATGTGCAGATTGTCAACATATGAAGTGTAAAAATATGGTTGTGTTTGTATGATTAAAAGTCTGTGCAAATGTCCTATGAATGACATTAAAATGCCATGTGTCTCTATATCACCTACAATACAGTTCTGAAATGAGAATTACCATCCAATCTACAATACAGTTCTGAAATGAGAATTACCATCCAATCTACAATACAGTTCTGAAATGAGAATTACCATCCAATCTACAATACAGTTCTGAAATGAGAATTACCATCCAATCTACAATACAGTCCTCAGATGAGAATTACCATCCAATCTACAATACAGTCCTCAGATGAGAATTACCATCCAATCTACAATACAGTCCTCAAATGAGAATTACCATCCAATCTACAATACAGTCCTCAGATGAGAATTACCATCCAATCTACAATACAGTCCTCAGATGAGAATTACCATCCAATCTACAATACAGTCCTCAGATGAGAATTACCATCCAATCTACAATACAGTCCTCAAATGAGAATTACCATCCAATCTACAATACAGTCCTCAGATGAGAATTACCATCCAATCTACAATACAGTCCTCAGATGAGAATTACCATCCAATCTACAATACAGTCCTCAAATGAGAATTACCATCCAATCTACAATACAGTCCTCAGATGAGAATTACCATCCAATCTACAATACAGTCCTCAGATGAGAATTACCATCCAATCTACAATACAGTCCTCAGATGAGAATTACCATCCAATCTACAATACAGTCCTCAGATGAGAATTACCATCTAATCTACAATACAGTCCTCAGATGAGAATTATCATTCAATCTACAATACAGTCCTGAAATGAATATTCCAGTCTGCTTTAAGAAGATATACATCATAATGGAGATGTGTTCCAGTCTGCTTTAAGGAGATATACATCATAATGGAGATGAGTTCCAGTCTGCTTTAAGGAGATATACATCATAATGGAGATGAGTTCCAGTCTGCTTTAAGGAGATATACATCATAATGGAGATGTGTTCCAGTCTGCTTTAAGGAGATATACATCATAATGGAGATGTGTTCCAGTCTGCTTTGAGGAGATATATATCATAATGGAGATGTGTTCCAGTCTGCTTTAAGGAGATATACATCATAATGGAGATGTGTTCCAGTCTGCTTTAAGGAGATATACATCATAATGGAGATGTGTTCCAGTCTGCTTTAAGGAGAGTATTCCAGTCTGCTTTAATGAcgaccatgttctgtgtatgtttggtgggacgttgatggaatattTTCCTaaaccacagaaaactgatcacaTGAATATTCTTGAAATGTGTCTGGAACATTTAGTATCTTAAGTTCTGGGTAAGTTCTGTTTGACATTTAGGgaatggtctcttggaaacaTTCCGTGCACACCATGGGAACATTCCTATGAAATCGTTAGTTAATGACCTACGTGGTCGGCAGGTAACCtggcggttaagagcattgggccagtaaccacgtACATTTAAAATGCTTACCTTGCACTCTCTTTAGCCCCTGTCTCTGGACCGTCACAGGTAGAGGTGATGAAACACGCTCCTGATGCATCATCATCATCGGTGGTGGGCTCTCCTTCTTCACCCCGTTGCTAAGGGCAACCCCGCTCAGAACACTGGCGGCGCTTGGAACCCTGGTGGTCGTCATGGCGTCGGGACGGGAGAAGGAAGCGATCCTCTGCAGGATGGAACCCacgctttctctctctgacatcatTTCCTGTGGCTGGGTGTGCTCCAGTGGCAGGGGGGTGGAGGGGGCCAGGTGTCCTACCTGAGGTCTGGGGGAGAGCAGGTTGAGCTGGGGGGTCTGGGcgggggacagggggacaggggactggcTCACCTTAGGGACAGGCTTGGCCCCCGGGGGGGAGGTAGGTGGGGGAGAgcgggggagggaggggttgatGTTGTTGTAGGAGACGTGGTGTTTGGCGGCGGGAAGAGGAGTGAGGTCACCACCGGAGCTGTCCAGACTGCTGAGGGATGGGCTAGCTgagacagagaggctgctggGATAGTGTGCTCTGGGTGGAGGTTTAGGGGGGTCAGACGAGGGGGGAGGATGAGGGCTGGGCTGGGGCGTCTTCACCCCCACCAGACTGTCTAGATCCAGGGGGAACTTGTTGAGACGCTGGGTCTCTTTGGGTTTGGGCTGGGCCTCGTAGCTGTTGTGGTTCTGATTGGGAGAGTAGCATCCTTCCTTCCCAAAGGGACTGGTGTTATAATGCCGCTGGGATCCGCCATTCAAACCAACATTGGCGTTGCCATACCTCACCCCTCCACCTCCAGCTCCCCGCACCCCCATCACCCCGCCTCCTCCTTCCCCGATCTGGAGGTCCAGACTGGGCATGGATCCGTGGCTGACCCCCCTGGGCTCTGGAGCTCCCAGCCCCATTGGCTGAAACACACTGCCATGGGAAGAGAACACGCCACGCTGCTGCCCAGGACGCTGCTCCATCTGTGGGCTAGTGGAGTAGGACAGAGACCCTGGCTTGCCCGGAggtacccctcctcctcctcctccttctcctccgccTCCCTGGATGGAATACTCCAGACTAGAAGAGGAGCTATGGAGACTATCATTATCACTGcctgggccagagagagaggaggagaaacccTTAGGGTTGAACTTGTTCTGGAAGGAAGAGGCCCTGGTGATGCCTCCGGAGCTCCCTCCATTGTTGTTGATGGCGGGTCTGTTCATGGCTCTGTTGAAGGAGAGACTGGAGACCATGCGGGACTTGAATACAGGGCTCTGGGCAGGGCTGGGGTTGGTACCAAGGCTGATCCGGGAGCGGAAGGCAGGGGAGCCGTGGCTGGAGGTGGGGAACCCTCGACCCTCGTTGGTCTTgttgaggagggaggtggaggagaggggggagggaaccggggaggagggggagaagggaggaagcTCGACCACATCGTCGAAGGATCTTTTTAAAgctgtagaggagagagaaggagatatgggcagaggtagaggagggtggggcgtggagagagggagggggagaggaggaagaggaagggggtGAGGGGTAAAGAGGtagggggggaagaggggggaggtagagagagggaggggtagatggagagagaaggagatatgggcagaggtagaggagggtggggtgtggagagagggagggggagaggaggaagaggaagggggtGAGGGGTAAAGAGGtagggggggaagaggggggaggtagagagagggaggggtagatggagagagaaggagatatgggcagaggtagaggagggtggggtgtggagagagggagggggagaggaggaagaggaagggggtGAGGGGTAAAGAGGtagggggggaagaggggggaggtagagagagggaggggtagatggagagagaaggagatatgggcagaggtagaggagggtggggtgtggagagagggagggggagaggaggaagaggaagggggtGAGGGGTAAAGAGGtagggggggaagaggggggaggtagagagagggaggggtagatggagagagaaggagatatgggcagaggtagaggagggtggggtgtggagagagggagggggagaggaggaagaggaagggggtGAGGGGTAAAGAGGtagggggggaagaggggggaggtagagagagggagggggggagagggaggggtagatggagggagggaggaagggggagagagagggggtagatggagggagggagggagggggagagagagggggtagatggagggagggagggagggagggggagagagagggggtagatggagggagggagggggagagagagggggtagatggagggacaaggagggagggagggttaatATGTGAGTTAGTTCATAACAGTTGAGTTGAATAGTTGAGCTTTAACAAAATGAATACACTTACTAACTGTTCTTATTTAAGTTACTTTActttatttcaccttaatttaaccaggtagactagttgagaacaagttctcatttacaattgcaacctggccaagataaagcacagaaactcgacacatacaacaacacagagttacactgaAACAAACATtcaatcaataacacaatagaaaattctatgtacagtgtgcgcaaatgaagtaagattagggaggtaaaggcaataaataggccaatagtggtgaaataactacaatttagcagctaaacactggagtgatagatgcgcagaagatgaatgtgcaagtagagatactggggtgcaaaggagcgagtattgagaggagaggctggagggGTTGTTTTGTgaaggctctatgttatactgaaTGCATTTAGATATTGTCGTCCATGTTTTAAGGATCCATGGGATGTCTTTCATTGATGATCCAATCGGCGGGAATCTGTTGCTTAATGTACAAGGTGATAAAGACATTTTATTCCCTGAAAGACTACAACTCGGTGTGCTGCAGGGGCTTCCTGATCTGGGCTTTTCTGAAAGGGAGGCAGACACCACACCAAAACCCTCTGGTGGGCATAACTGAAAGAACTGACCAGACTCAATGGCTTCAAGTGATTCCTCTCATCAACATGACTTAGACCATGGAGTTGTTCGTGATGTTCTCTTAACGAGCTACATGGTGAAATTCAACCCCGTATTTCAACTGGAATATAGCGAAGAGGATTCAAAACGTAGAGTTGGATTTAGCGAGAAGCTCAGCTATAGCCGATGCACGAAGAGGGCAGAGGACAAATATGGTGCTTAGTAAGTTATTTTTCCTGCAAGCtacctggctagctagctaagttagttaTGTTTCATACAAGCTACccggctagctagctaagtaagttaTTTTTCATACAAGCtacctggctagctagctaagttagttaTTTTTCATACAAGCtacctggctagctagctaagttagttaTGTTTCATacaagctacctagctagctagctaagttagttaTGCTTCATACAAGCtacctggctagctagctaagttagttaTTTTTCATACAAGCtacctggctagctagctaagtttaaTTTATCTACTGAAACTCATTATGTATTGACATACTACTGTACAGTATCTGAATGTCTAACATTTGTTCGATGCTAGAGAGCCCCCTACAActgatataaatatattttgtgaaTGCATACTGGCAGACAAATTTAGTAAATGTCAtctattttttgtaatttttatTTACCAGTCCGTAGATACACCGAATGTCATCATCGGGTGTTTTGTCCGGTGTACGATGCCCAGATACGTCCTGCAATTATGTTTGAAAAACATCTGACTGACCTAGAAATGCCTTGGACAGCATGAAAACAAACTTTGATTTCCCCCAgggtgaaatgtccctttaaccTCCAGTAGTGATGAGGGCTGTCTTTACAgggtgaaatgtccctttaaccAGTAGTGATGAGGGCTGTATTTACAgggtgaaatgtccctttaaccAGTAGTGATGAGGGCTATCTTTACAGGGTGAAATGACCCTTTAACCTCCAGTAGTGATGAGGGCTGTCTTTACAgggtgaaatgtccctttaaccAGTAGTGATGAGGGCTGTCTTTACAgggtgaaatgtccctttaaccTGGTAGTAGTGATGAGGGCTGTCTTTACAgggtgaaatgtccctttaaccAGTAGTGATGAGGGCTGTCTTTACAgggtgaaatgtccctttaaccAGTAGTGATGAGGGCTGTCTTTACAGGGTGAAATGACCCTTTAACCTCCAGTAGTGATGAGGGCTGTCTTTACAgggtgaaatgtccctttaaccAGTAGTGATGAGGGCTGTCTTTACAgggtgaaatgtccctttaaccTGGTAGTAGTGATGAGGGCTGTCTTTACAgggtgaaatgtccctttaaccAGTAGTGATGAGGGCTGTCTTTACAgggtgaaatgtccctttaaccAGTAGTGATGAGGGCTATCTTTACAgggtgaaatgtccctttaaccAGTAGTGATGAGGGCTGTCTTTACAgggtgaaatgtccctttaaccAGTAGTGATGAGGGCTGTCTTTACAgggtgaaatgtccctttaaccAGTAGTGATGAGGGATGTCTTTACAGGATGACGGCATCAGGCCTCAGAGAGATCAAACAGACGGTCTGTAACAACGGTTCTGTCTGGaggcacagacagatacacacacacacacacacacacacacacagacagatacacacacacacacacacgcacacacacacaggcagacagacaggcaggcaggcaggcagacagacagacagacagacagacagacagacagacagacagacagacagacagacagacagacagacacctgatATTGGCTGCTAATACAACATGGACAGTCTTCAAAGCAGAGCAGTTAGGGTTGATGACAGCACCAGAGAGGAAGACTTTACAAAAGCCCCACTCTTTtgtatctctctgtctgaaccAAATGTGCCAATTTAACACACAGCTCCTACATAGGGtgtttccatgtaaaaggacccgtgagcaccaacatgtgaagttcgcAGGAGCATGTCAAAccgggtgtcaaatgaaagctaagagtctatgTTTTCAAGACATTAAgggatatatacattttttttcccaACGATTTTCTAtgcaacaaaacaagaaaaggctctgatttctggtcaaacagatggaaaagtgGTCTTAGAAGCACAGTAATGTGGAAGTAAAGACCCCtgacaactaatatcaacacttccATTTAGTTTAGGAGAAAGTCTTTGCCTTCTGTAAGCTCAAGAAACATTGTCACCAACAACCCACAACCCATaatcctcccttccactgacatactgttatgttcagcggATAGTGTCTGAAAt encodes the following:
- the LOC110516912 gene encoding uncharacterized protein KIAA1522, which translates into the protein MSHISVNDHLEGILSDFEALKRSFDDVVELPPFSPSSPVPSPLSSTSLLNKTNEGRGFPTSSHGSPAFRSRISLGTNPSPAQSPVFKSRMVSSLSFNRAMNRPAINNNGGSSGGITRASSFQNKFNPKGFSSSLSGPGSDNDSLHSSSSSLEYSIQGGGGEGGGGGGVPPGKPGSLSYSTSPQMEQRPGQQRGVFSSHGSVFQPMGLGAPEPRGVSHGSMPSLDLQIGEGGGGVMGVRGAGGGGVRYGNANVGLNGGSQRHYNTSPFGKEGCYSPNQNHNSYEAQPKPKETQRLNKFPLDLDSLVGVKTPQPSPHPPPSSDPPKPPPRAHYPSSLSVSASPSLSSLDSSGGDLTPLPAAKHHVSYNNINPSLPRSPPPTSPPGAKPVPKVSQSPVPLSPAQTPQLNLLSPRPQVGHLAPSTPLPLEHTQPQEMMSERESVGSILQRIASFSRPDAMTTTRVPSAASVLSGVALSNGVKKESPPPMMMMHQERVSSPLPVTVQRQGLKRVQGKHFKCTWLLAQCS